A single region of the Magnetococcus sp. PR-3 genome encodes:
- a CDS encoding aminotransferase class I/II-fold pyridoxal phosphate-dependent enzyme gives MQWAKKIEQIQPFYVMEMLAKAKALEAAGESIVRMEAGEPDFKTPQKVMAAARQALDEDRTRYTPSLGIPELRKAIAQWYGDRYGVKVCPDRVVVTPGTSGAFQLIFGLLLDAGDRVAISDPGYPCYPNMVRFVNGDPVRIPVSPQAHYQLSAEVLAKHLAPTHERGLKAAIVTSPSNPTGTLIPDAQMQGLLTAVEGQGGYVISDELYHGITYGCSARTALEFSENAIVVNGFSKYFGMTGWRLGWMIVPPSAVRGIEMLSQNLFISAPTIAQYAALQAFECAGEMDAQVARYDANRRYLLEELPQLGFKIGVEPRGAFYVYTDASEVLKKTGLADGKALCLAALDQAGCAFTPGLDFGDYRSREHVRFCYAAELSQLKKAMQQLRNWLG, from the coding sequence ATGCAGTGGGCAAAGAAGATTGAACAGATACAGCCGTTTTATGTGATGGAGATGCTGGCCAAGGCCAAGGCGTTAGAGGCGGCTGGTGAATCCATTGTGCGTATGGAGGCTGGAGAGCCTGATTTTAAAACCCCCCAAAAGGTCATGGCCGCTGCCCGTCAGGCGCTGGATGAAGATCGAACCCGCTATACACCCTCCTTGGGGATACCTGAGCTGAGAAAAGCCATTGCCCAATGGTATGGGGATCGGTATGGCGTTAAGGTATGTCCGGATCGGGTGGTGGTAACCCCAGGCACCTCTGGGGCTTTTCAATTGATCTTTGGCTTGTTGTTGGATGCCGGAGATCGGGTCGCGATCTCTGATCCTGGTTACCCCTGCTATCCCAATATGGTTCGGTTTGTCAATGGGGACCCGGTGCGTATTCCCGTATCCCCCCAGGCCCATTATCAGTTGAGTGCTGAGGTTTTGGCCAAGCATTTGGCCCCCACCCATGAGCGGGGGCTTAAAGCTGCCATTGTAACCTCACCGTCCAACCCGACAGGTACTTTAATTCCCGATGCGCAAATGCAAGGGCTACTGACAGCGGTGGAAGGGCAGGGTGGCTACGTTATTTCCGATGAGCTCTATCATGGTATTACCTATGGCTGTTCGGCACGAACGGCGCTGGAGTTCTCAGAAAATGCTATTGTTGTGAATGGTTTTTCAAAATATTTTGGGATGACCGGTTGGCGGCTGGGGTGGATGATTGTGCCCCCCTCAGCGGTACGGGGGATTGAAATGTTGTCGCAGAACCTGTTTATCTCAGCCCCCACCATTGCACAGTATGCAGCCTTACAGGCTTTTGAGTGTGCAGGAGAGATGGATGCCCAGGTGGCACGTTACGATGCCAACCGTCGTTACTTGCTCGAAGAGCTGCCTCAATTAGGCTTTAAAATTGGTGTAGAGCCCCGTGGTGCCTTCTATGTCTATACCGATGCTTCTGAGGTGTTGAAAAAAACCGGTTTAGCCGATGGTAAAGCGCTCTGCCTTGCTGCCTTGGATCAGGCTGGATGCGCATTTACACCTGGTTTGGATTTTGGGGATTACCGTAGTCGGGAGCATGTGCGCTTCTGCTATGCCGCTGAGTTGAGCCAGTTGAAAAAGGCGATGCAACAGCTCCGCAACTGGTTGGGGTGA